ATTTTAATGTAATACCtggtaaacaaaaatataaatagaatcgtatattaaagtaatatgaaacgagtgactgttgaaaaataatgtaaattcaAGTTTTGAATGCATATAACTCATAAACTTAATCTCCTGTGTacgatttttttccttttcacgCATCAATTTCGtatatattcttcaagaaaatatTTCACTCGGTCAGTGttatgaaaatatggcagctaaatAACGgttgtgttttgaagccgaacTTTACCGAGTGTCGCCTGTGTAAACAATCAGCAAATTGATAGTCTGGTAAGcccaaatataacatgtatatagtttAATTCGATGACGGAGCGATGTTTCGTTTGTTGACTCTCTCTGCCACTTTGGTTTTTCCCTGAGCACTAACGAATTGCTATCACCGCATTTTTACGAGAAAGGTCATGCTTATGTATCTGCATACGAAAAACAAGTCGGCAAATTGGTATCTGGACGTCAACAAAAGAAAGTTTCTTAAATATGCGGACAAATTAGATAATTTTGTTCAGAAAAAGttttatgtacataagttgttttttttttattaaaaaaagccatttagttatagaaaaaaaacatatgcatatttttttgttaatttgaaattGTATATTACTTTCAGTAGCACTGGTATTAAAAGACGTTATGTGGAAATGTATGAGtatgtattattgtttttttcttgagAATTGTTTCTTGgatattcataccacatcttctttttatattaaaaagacattttttatttCGAAATAGTTATCTATATAGAGACTTGTGTGAGTTTGTTGGCCTACAAACGATTAAATAGAGTTACTTGACTAAATTAATGGAATGTTCGAACATACGCCTTATGAGTGTGGCTTGTTATATCTGTTTCGTGAGCCAAAATAAAAGATGTGAAACCCACTAAGACTATTTAAACAACACTTACAGAATGCTAATCGTCAATACTTCCTAAGCATACATCgaataaaatacaaacaaaacaatcaCTGTTATTATTGTTTTCCACTTTAGCCAATTTAAATCTAATTAAAAATCATCGAAGCGTAGACATATTTAAGAAAATCTAATACTTTGTTGTAAATAATCCAATTATATGTACGAGGTATTATAGACAAAAGATTTCTTTACATATCTTTCACTTTTGTCACTTCTTAATATGAGACTCATTTCTATATAAGAGaaacatatattacataaaataatcctgattttgaatttgttttatgaCTAAATTTGGTACGCGTATACTATGTGCTAACACTGACTCATATCAGATTTGTCGTGGGGTACCCGTAATATAGTTTTGGCATCAATATACGATCGTGACGCAAATCCAATTAGAAGATTACAGATAAACGAGAAATCTGATATCATTTAGTTTTGCATTTTCATGTTTTCATGGTCAACTCTGTATTATACCATTAATAAACTCAACAGAGATACcaggtttgaaattttgtatttgagccagacgggcgtttagtctacaaaatactcatcagtgacactcgaatctaAACAAAACATAACAGTTGAAAAGGTCAAATACAGTACGAAGATTTAATCCGTAGTGGATCCGTCGAGGTTATCCGTGAATATATGACCTAGGCAAATcagtaatctatttctgaggtagaacaGCTTCAATAAATGTCTTCGTATATTCACTGAAAAACAATCAGCATTAGAAACAAGTCACAAAGAAAAGATTTAAGGCaatcaggattctacttcgtcgtAATTAACTCCCCATGAATTATGGCAACTTAGTTATAGTAAAAATGTAAGCCCTTGTAGAGATAGCCTGCTGATAATTTAGCTCTTGAAAGATAGATTTATctacattgcaccattacgatccaacatatggaagtttttaacgattttgattggctatacagcccttggaCGATCGGGATTACAATCCTTGTTCGCCAGTTGCATTTTAAAGACAACTGTCTCTACTAGTTAGCTCCTGGCCATCATATCAAGTTCTTTTCTGCATTTAGTCAACTAAAAACTTGTGTTTAATCGGTAGTCATGCAGAAATTTTGAaagttcaaaaaattaaaaaaacgaaaTGAATATTTCGTAGACTAATTTGTTATGAGGTTTTAGTCTATtaagttttacatttttaaaatccgCTTGGAAAgcctgtcgtcaagtactttcagtaaatatttgtttttcgaacGCACTTACTGTGATTGCTGCTTTAGACAGGTATTTCACGTGattcatatatttcatttttagtgCTATGATTTGTTATGTTATCAAATCAACATATAGCCTAAATACATAAGAATAATAGAATCTGAaccgagatgatgtatcaaacattattttgttatacgaTTTCAAGACAAAACAGTTAACTCAAACACGTCCAAATATAAAAATGGTGAACTTGAATTGGTTAATTTCGATGAAAAAAACTGTCTCTCTGTAGATAACTCATCACAGATACTAGGATTAAATTACATTTGTTCTCGTCTCCCGCTTCGGTATTTATGCTTATGCAAAAATAAGATCCTTTTGTAATTGCACCTTCCACAATCtacttttttatgaaaatttgtctataatttaaaaatttacacataTCTCGAAGCACCATACCATAATTTAAGTAAAAACACGTACAGTAGATGCAAAAGAGTTCCAATTCGTTTGCCGAATTTCAACTTGGTATCAGTCTGTAAAGTATatcaattcgtttttttttttttctctttcaaatctAACTTTTAAGTGCACCAAAGTGTATTTGAAATAGTTATTATTAGTTAGTAAAAACACGTTCTTGAAGAAAAGGAGTTCACTGAGGGCATGCGTTTTATCGAGCAAAAAAGCCGATACATCCACAAAAGATGCATTTGAAAGCATTTTTTGTAAATGCTCTCATTGTAACACCAATGATTTTCATACAACAACGTCGACAACGATAGGAAAACGTTTTTGCCATTCCAAGACTAAATCTGTGCAAATATTAGAGAAAACAATAGAACACCAGCAGAGCTACATCAGTATCACAATTCCTGAACAGTAAATATTGAAATCTGGTTCGAAACATTAACTTTACAAATAATGTTTATATCATACTTGACATGCGTATtagttttcaagttttttttaaccaaatcttCATTGTAAATTCCCTAACAAAACACTTCACCTTTCAAACAGCAAAATATTATTCTAAACGAGACGGACAAATGAATGAAAGATGCACGCGCAGACCGGAAATCCTAAATCCCTCTTTCTATCAAATAAGATTAATAATTTCATTCGTGTTTTAAATGGCGCAAACGGTAGTGATTGAAATTAGGATATACTAaagcagcaacccaacatcattttaaacaaaaaaaggcATCAATAGATTTAAAAAGATGTTTAACAGAAGGCAAGTTACTTATCCATATGTTGAGCTTTTCCTAGAATTTAGTATAGCTGTTGGTCAATTTAGCAaaatattgaaaccaaatttttattaatattttaaattatttggtaGCGTTTTACTAATTTGACATGTGTCATCAAGGTATATGCTGTGAcatttttatagtaaaaaaataattaatatttaataaaaagagtAACTGCATTATGTATATTTAATCAGGTGCTTGAATAAATATACAAAGTCGTATATTGCAGTTGTATTACGTGTAGTGACCCAAAGTTGTTtacttctttgtcatttggtttcttttaTACAGATATTTCAGCTTTTACTCGACCTTGTATATAGTTGTATCACAAAAACCTGTCCAAAATATCTTTAATAAATAGCCTGTTTAGGTGATATAgttataatacatgtttttggGCTATATATGGTTTATATCACCGTTTTTTTGGTTTTGGATTGTAACCCAGATTTATTTTCtcacaatcgatttatgactttgaataccggtatacttctgttgcgtTAATTAGGTATGCCTATGTATTTTTCCTTGATTGTGAAATCACTTAATTAGATGCATCACCAAAATGTCGCCTACAATGAGGAATACGATTGATGACATATGTGAAGTAAATTCTGCCTTCCTCGATTGACAGAGCATAAGAAAACAATCATAGTTTTAGTTGGTTTAGTAATTTTCAGTCTTTAGATGATTAAGTTGTACACATAACTTTCAGTCTTTTTTTTCGTTTATCGCGGGTTTATTTGTCATTAAGTTATCGGTTTGTCTtcgactttttcattttttatgaccCGTTTGTATATTCAGCATCTTGTATATCAAATTTATTCACACATCATTGATGTTTATAGTAAATGTAAAACACATCcaaaaattatcaaattcaaaGCTTGTAAATTTTCAATGACGTTCAGAGCAAATACATGTTTGAGTATGTCGAAACAAATGtgagagaaaaacaataagtttaaaacaagttttgtttcttttgtattatttttttcattgatactACCATTATTTGCCTGTTTCTCTTTAATTCAAAATACTCGTTATATCATTTCTATTGTCGCCTCGCACTTTTTATGAGTGGCTGTTTCCTTGATTTTAACTCTTATCTCGGTTTCTCCGAAAATCAACTCGACTTTGATTGTGTCACCTGTACCAGTGCCTGTTAATTGTACTGTTATTGTTCCTAATACCGAACAACCGTCTTCGTCAGTGTACATGGGATTTTCTCTTTCTGTTTGATAGATATTAAGTGTAAACAATCCGTTGTCTTCTTGTTTACATTTTGCTGTTGAAGTTACTTTTTTGCCTAAAGGAAGTATTTCATTGCGTTTCACTACTGAATCGAATACACGACTGCATTTCTCCTCTCCGTTTATTATTTCTAAATGACTCCGGTCATACTTCAGTGGATCAAACTTTTTCCGTTTACTGAATCCATAGGTATACTTAGCAATTCTTTCAGAAATGGCGTTGGGTTGATGACCAAATATTACGGCTCCTTTTAAAACAGCCATCTCACTATTTGTTGGAACAATTACATCTTGATCTGGAAAAGTAGATTGTACTGCTTTTTGAAGAAGGGTACATTCAGCAAAACCTCCAACAAGAATAATTTGTGAAAGACCATCAACACCTTCTCtctttaaaattttatcaattatttcgAGTACGCCGGCAACAGTTGGTTGAAATGAGGAAAGAAAAGTATCTTCCTTTATACGTATTTTGtcagaaattattgaaatatcTGAACTAAACTTGGACGACTCAATAGCggattgaaaatttttattcaggTGTTCTTCACAAAGTTGATCTAAAACTGTAAACGGGATCGTCATGTTTATTGTCCCCGATTTTCTAAAACAAAGATTTCTTTTTCTGCTTTCAAACTCTCTGGATAAGTCGAGGTAGGAGTCAAGACTTTCTCTTTTGAAAGCTTCCATCGCTTCAGTACCAATGATATTCTCTATCATTTTCATGAATTCTCGGTCAACACTTGTTCCTCCATATTCCCCACCTGAGGCACGACAAATCTCTTTAAGGGTTTCGTCGTTTCTTTTTTCGTGAACTGTAATATCAACCGTCCCTcctaaaacaaattataatacactcattattttttttaattatacctttttttcgtttttaaacCTTTAAAACTGGAACATACATTTTAAGTATCAATTTCAACAATATATAATACCCAAAAGCATAACACATATTTACGAAAAGACATGGTATGATGTTCGATCTACTATTTAATAAGTTTTTCGTTTTTGGGATTACATCACTTCagcatattttcaaaagaatggAGGTCATATTGAGTATGGTGGTGGAAGCGGATGAAACTTATCACAAGGTTTGGTCTTACATGAGAAACACGACTGGAGCCAATGTTGAGCAGGGTTCGTGTACCCTTCCgtaacacctgagatcacccacgAGGTTTGGTTAGGTTCGTGTTGTTAAGTCTctagttttctacgttgtgttttgtgtaccgttgtttgtcttttggttgtttttcgtttttagccattgCAATGTCAGTTTGTTTACGATATACAAGTTCGGATGTCCCTTTGGAACCTTTTGACTCCCCTTTTCAATGTGTTGGCCTTTGGATAAAGATGTCCTCCTGAATATGTAGCAATTTATTTGTTTTGCTACAAATATTTCTGTACTCAATGTTATActtacaacgaattcgaattaTTATATACAGACTGACGTTAAgaacgcaacactcattttgttgatCTTTTAACCAAATCATGGGTAATCATCGTTCAACTACTATTCATGCTTACTCTACTTCTTCCTTTTAAGATAAACTCAACATCTGACTTTcctgtggttattgaacatacTAGATAATTGAAGTCGCACGCATTTCATGGTGCGAAATTTGGCACCCATAAAAAACAATCAGTTTTTTCTTCTTCGTGAAACAGTTATTTCAATCCATGACCACACCTCTCCATATTTCCAAGACTGAGGAATAAAAAAACTAATTTAGCCCATACAGAAAAAAACGTTAACGTGCTGCTTCTAGACAATTTTacgtcagaaactcgtcttactgtTCTTTCGTCAACGATGCCTGCTTACGGGATTTGTTGATGATCACCAATGACTAAATCAACATTTAGTGAAAATGTAATGTCAATATAATATGATTACGCAACGTCATTTGCGACAGATTATCATCATATTTACGACCGCAATGTCTACTAGAAACCCAATTGCCGAATGCCATTGCACACAGATTCATGCCATAAATGTTTACCACAAAGTGAAATGCCAAAGAATCGACTGCAGAAAAACATCCAAAGCCATAAATTGTCACCCGCATAATTTCCAACACACACTGTAATGAGTTGCACAAAGACCAAATCAGATGGTGCAGTGTATACCAAATTAATAATATTGCATATTGGAAAATGGAAAAGAAAGTGCTACGTTTCCAAAGCCGGTCAGTATATTTACCTGtgaatgtaatttaatttaatgccATTTTGTACAAGGTTATagttgtctttctgatattgttttacaTCTAACCCTTTTGCATTGatattgtatttacattgtgtcatagatcagaTTTATCCgttcattgtttaaaaaaaaaatttgacagtTATTACTTCATGTAGTTACCTCCTAAATCAACAACCATGTATTTTGTCCCAACGGTAGCGACTGCAAATCCTTTTGCTCCTTCTAGTTTTTCTGTAGGCAAATGTTGACAGTATATCGATGCAGCTTCAGGTTCAAGGGCTATTCGTAGTTTATTCGATGATATCCCCGCCTGTAAATGAATTTGATAATGATTCAGTTAGCATCCTTAGAGTTATAAGATCATATTATCTGTTACGAATATTGCTTAAGGTTTTTCACTGCTCTTTTCCTAATAATAcgctttaaaaaaatgttttgaatggATAGTATATGAATAAAGTAACTAAATAAGCATAAAAAATGAAGGATCTGTTTGCTTCTTTTGTAGATATAAGCCATTAAACAATcagcgggaaataattctctctagacttTTCAAACATTCAACATTGGCACCTTTTCTTTTAAAGATATGccaaaaattaacaataattttatatgattttcaaatatggcagtttaactatatgtaataaaatcatgaaaagaGAAAGGAGTTAGCGGgaaatttgttttaaacaacACTACATGGATAATGTctaatatctgacaaaaatttacaaacaagaaGAGCAAACGTCCTTCAAACGCTgcacaaatcaaaagaaaataatttcataCAAAAATCAATGTAGTCGCATACAATAGCAAATACATTTAGAGTTTTCTTTCTTTTAGAATTTCATTGAAATGATGCATTGTCACGACAGTAAAGAGTTATTTAAAACctaaatagaaatattaaaaaaaaaacaccaccagAATTAAATTGGATTCGTATTTCTCAATctttaataatttattgattgTTTTGTGAACGTTTTGTCTTTTAGTCGTCTTCCGGTTTTcattgtcatggcgttgtcagtttttctcGAATGAATTTCCCATGCTGTCTTCTGCCTTTTATAAAACTCAAACATAAAAGTGATTTGGTTGTTAAAATTTGAGATTACGTGAATGATAATGttacaattcaaaatttttgaattatataatattgtttttatcatattaCAGACCACGTCATATTGCTTTGTCTGCCAAATGCTATGGGAAACATAATATcctatttttcatatcaagttcAAGTTTATAATTTTATCAACAATTGCCATTTATCTGAATGTGAATGAAAGGATAttgtttgttctgtttttttttttttttgtttctttttttttgcatttgtcaATCCTTCTAACATATATGTTGAACAATTGGattcatttataagtaaagtaactgttttcaaatgtttatatatttagcTCAGTAGtaaagttttctatgttatgttttgtgtactgttgtttgtctgggTTTTCGGGTTATCGTTGTAgctatgacgttgtcagtttattttcgactgatatttttgaataatttaattttggatgtaacgcgtcctctgattggctgacgttattctgttatgagcccatagacataatttagtcatgtgaccgtgacataatcaacgttttttcatggttttctacggtttaaaatggaatttagaattaaattgtaaaaaatgactgcaatatgttttctgtctattcgaaataacataaaaaatgttgtgcacactgttaaataacccgctacgcgcgttattcagtgtgcaccaaattttttatgttatttcttcatagacagaaaaaatataacagtcattccttaaatgtctTTTTGATATCTTTCAATTATTGACTAATATGCTCAGGCACCAGcaaaagtctaaaaaaaaaaagcacattaACCTGATATGAAATGTGCATATGTAAAATCTTAAtagttattcataaaaaaaatatgaaattcatTATACCATTTCAGCGCCCCTTCTCATAAACTGCTTGGCACCATCAGACCATATGGCAGGAACAGTAAGAACCCAACGGATATCGTCCATTTGTATATCAACAAGCTGCTGTCTAATAGAATTAAGTAGATGGTCTTTTAGAGCTTTTATTGACAAAGAGAATATGTCTAAAGCTGAGGCGCTCTTTCCAGTTATATCTTCTATGATCAATTCTTTGCTTACATTCtgtcaaatataaatatatatattatatgaatatatacttaaggattatgtacccttgtgttgattcaatgctaagcATATGGAAAtattatagaaaatccacagcctttatcctggcactctcatatttggcaatttgatgacggatagatataggattattgcatgcagttctagcattgatttccttaaaacgcgtttattaatgtagttattggttaaaacaaataaaaatatggaccaaatcaagtacacttTTAGAGTgtgctcgactttagtgactcagcacgaggtattttggaatttacaggttggtttgaactttttgtaaacacgagcacatcatagaaaagcaagtgagtaatctatgtttcaaattttataacaaaaatctctgtactaaaggctgtggattttctataaaaatcttggtttatttgccacaaaaactctttttctattaaatgatatgaaacagtaaataataatgttttgcatcaagtttccccttggtgtatgtacaaaatggcctatctctattattcgttatatctgtagttttgatacaatagaagtttgaaaaattcttacaaaaaatggctacagaaggggtcattaTAAACCCTTTTAAAAAATCATGAGAAGTCATTTTGGTTTGacatttatttttccaaaatcaaaaggcaaataCCTTCATATCTCTGATGGCATCAGTTTGACAAAGACTACTAGGTTCGAGTATTCCGGAATATTTCACAGGGAACAAACATCGATCATTGTTTATTAGTGCTTTCAAaacgttttgtttttttattgtttaggagtaACTTTCAGATGGTTAACATACTGGCTGTATTCTAAATGCAATTAATTGTCATTGCTTAACCAGCATCAATTGTATTTTGTGTGTAGGCTTTTGATAAATACAAAATTCCAATTTTTGCTACATATGCTGACGACATTTTGAACTTAAAGAAGTTGTTCCTCATCAGTTGGTCATTTCATATCAAAGGTACATatatctttttattgattgcaatTATCATTCATATATTAGATAAGTCAACGTATCAAATGTCGTTGAACTATTATATAGACCGAGTAAAAACGTTAAGcaatatattttttgataaaaaaaatcaagtttccgaaataacag
This genomic window from Mytilus galloprovincialis chromosome 9, xbMytGall1.hap1.1, whole genome shotgun sequence contains:
- the LOC143045053 gene encoding heat shock 70 kDa protein 12B-like is translated as MAQYITEDDCYLIVAAIDFGTTYSGYAFSTRSDFKKNPLQIQANHAWNAGSRQLLSLKAPTCLLLDSDKNPVAFGYEAENKYAELVMDEEHHDYYYFHRFKMNLYNAKNVSKELIIEDITGKSASALDIFSLSIKALKDHLLNSIRQQLVDIQMDDIRWVLTVPAIWSDGAKQFMRRGAEMAGISSNKLRIALEPEAASIYCQHLPTEKLEGAKGFAVATVGTKYMVVDLGGGTVDITVHEKRNDETLKEICRASGGEYGGTSVDREFMKMIENIIGTEAMEAFKRESLDSYLDLSREFESRKRNLCFRKSGTINMTIPFTVLDQLCEEHLNKNFQSAIESSKFSSDISIISDKIRIKEDTFLSSFQPTVAGVLEIIDKILKREGVDGLSQIILVGGFAECTLLQKAVQSTFPDQDVIVPTNSEMAVLKGAVIFGHQPNAISERIAKYTYGFSKRKKFDPLKYDRSHLEIINGEEKCSRVFDSVVKRNEILPLGKKVTSTAKCKQEDNGLFTLNIYQTERENPMYTDEDGCSVLGTITVQLTGTGTGDTIKVELIFGETEIRVKIKETATHKKCEATIEMI